Proteins encoded together in one Spodoptera frugiperda isolate SF20-4 chromosome 15, AGI-APGP_CSIRO_Sfru_2.0, whole genome shotgun sequence window:
- the LOC118277637 gene encoding uncharacterized protein LOC118277637 has product MLRIAVFVFVALLCTVLCQPLDLQEKTDDSNAVEHHVSRRFVNPMFALGGSGDSSVTKMRTKRQADECERLALCKLHARSQRNFFAAFQLYFVNKENAKLWDHQARSIADCNERFGDCYE; this is encoded by the exons ATGCTGAGGATTGCTGTATTTGTGTTTGTGGCTTTACTGTGCACGGTATTGTGCCAGCCTTTGGATTTACAAGAAAAGACTG aTGACTCGAACGCGGTAGAACATCATGTGAGCCGGAGGTTTGTCAACCCCATGTTTGCGCTGGGAGGCAGTGGAGACAGTTCTGTCACTAAGATGAGGACTAAGAGACA GGCGGACGAGTGTGAAAGACTAGCGCTGTGCAAACTACACGCACGGTCACAGAGAAACTTCTTTGCTGCCTTCCAACTGTACTTCGTCAA caAGGAAAACGCTAAGTTATGGGACCACCAGGCAAGATCAATCGCCGACTGTAATGAACGATTTGGAGAttgttatgaataa
- the LOC118278157 gene encoding heat shock protein Hsp-12.2-like, translating to MSLAPYWFRHLRNLATRDPIARAFEDPFSVFLRDPFFRDPVKFIKAATAPIEHVEGVYSDHELKIDGKKVEVHLDVQNFTPDQIQVKTVGNEIMVEGKKEIKKEDGWTRSHFERRFLLPDGFPPERVECHLDKGKLKLIAFRAEPLEERSIPIQDKSSSSSENKS from the coding sequence ATGTCACTCGCGCCGTATTGGTTTCGTCATCTGAGGAATCTGGCGACTCGCGATCCTATCGCCAGGGCTTTCGAGGATCCATTCTCAGTGTTTTTGAGGGACCCGTTCTTCAGAGATCCAGTGAAATTCATTAAGGCAGCTACCGCACCGATCGAACATGTTGAGGGCGTCTACTCCGACCACGAGCTGAAGATTGACGGGAAGAAAGTGGAAGTGCATTTGGATGTTCAGAATTTCACTCCGGACCAGATTCAGGTGAAGACTGTTGGAAACGAGATCATGGTGGAAGGCAAGAAGGAGATTAAAAAGGAAGACGGTTGGACCAGGAGTCATTTTGAAAGGAGGTTTTTGCTGCCTGATGGATTCCCTCCGGAGCGTGTGGAGTGCCACCTTGACAAGGGAAAACTGAAGCTCATAGCGTTCAGGGCAGAGCCGTTAGAAGAGAGGTCCATCCCCATCCAAGACAAGTCCAGTAGCAGCAGTGAGAATAAATCGTAG